The Stratiformator vulcanicus genome has a segment encoding these proteins:
- a CDS encoding D-alanine--D-alanine ligase family protein, with protein sequence MTSAEIKRLAQILRSRRVVVLAGGCSAEREISLLSGASIEVTLRRAGIAADVVDPGTDESEAFRVIDELRSSRPLVFVALHGAFGEDGRIQQRLERNKVAFTGSASDASRIAFEKSRLKTRWVAEGVRTAPFAVIGHDFVDRLDLDSIWRQFGGKALVVKPTASGSSLGVGRVDRFSDFAPRIHDALRFGCEVMVEPFLAGPEWSVGFYDSDCIGVNRITTDETAGLFDYTRKYSSVASPFEPMSPSASGIPVGLIPLAKDAVRSAGARGMSRVDVREDSSGQMFVLEINTVPGFSAKSQYPRMAETSGIGFESLCIRALGDCILGH encoded by the coding sequence GTGACGTCGGCGGAAATTAAACGCCTCGCGCAGATATTGCGGAGTCGTCGCGTCGTCGTGCTTGCCGGCGGTTGCTCAGCCGAACGCGAAATCAGTCTGCTCAGCGGAGCGTCAATCGAAGTCACTCTGCGTAGAGCGGGAATCGCAGCAGACGTTGTCGATCCCGGGACCGACGAATCCGAAGCGTTTCGAGTAATCGATGAGCTTCGATCAAGCCGCCCTCTCGTTTTTGTCGCACTGCACGGGGCGTTCGGCGAGGATGGCCGGATTCAACAGCGTCTGGAGCGCAACAAGGTTGCGTTCACCGGGTCGGCTTCGGATGCATCGCGGATCGCTTTCGAAAAGTCGCGGCTGAAGACCCGTTGGGTCGCCGAAGGGGTTCGCACCGCACCCTTCGCGGTCATTGGTCACGATTTCGTAGACCGTCTTGATTTGGATTCAATCTGGCGGCAGTTCGGCGGCAAGGCACTGGTCGTCAAGCCGACCGCTTCGGGATCGAGCCTGGGTGTCGGGCGGGTCGATCGGTTCAGCGACTTCGCTCCTCGAATTCACGATGCCCTTCGCTTTGGATGCGAAGTAATGGTCGAGCCGTTTCTTGCGGGACCGGAATGGTCCGTCGGCTTCTACGACTCGGACTGTATCGGCGTGAACCGGATCACCACGGACGAGACGGCTGGCCTATTCGACTATACTCGCAAGTATTCCAGCGTGGCGTCCCCGTTCGAGCCGATGTCGCCGTCCGCGTCGGGCATTCCCGTGGGACTGATCCCTCTCGCAAAGGATGCAGTCCGCTCGGCGGGAGCGCGGGGGATGTCACGTGTTGACGTGCGTGAGGATTCGTCCGGGCAAATGTTCGTCTTGGAAATAAACACCGTCCCCGGCTTCTCAGCAAAGAGCCAGTACCCGCGGATGGCTGAAACGTCCGGCATTGGTTTCGAGTCGCTCTGCATTCGGGCGCTCGGCGATTGCATACTCGGACATTGA
- a CDS encoding beta-ketoacyl-[acyl-carrier-protein] synthase family protein: MSGSHSVVGSEPRRVVVSGIGVVSPIGIGVDAFWDSLAAGRSGIGYLSAFATEHLPTRLAAEVKDFDPLRLIPEKRKYLKVMSRDVQLGVAAATLAMEEAELVKGDVDPARLGVVFGAGRMSPDPSGLFRAVSACRANGSDELDLSRFGSEGLAEIEPLWLISQLPNMAACHVSIDYDAQGPNNTITCREASALLALEESVHAIRRGRADVMIVGGCGSAIHPVDIAKLSLYDSLSRRSDDPAHACRPFDFERDGTIVGESAAAFVVEDYEHARARGADIFGEILGVGSGCDGKGFANGASGMGLVRAINSAIRQAQIGPKDLGHINAHGKSTQRDDLVEARAYHRALGDSADVLPLTALKSYFGHCDSGSGAVELAGSLLAMRHGALPRTLNYDTPDPRCRLNVVHDEPYRLRTSAALTANRTSSGQSVAAVVRAV; encoded by the coding sequence ATGTCTGGGTCACATTCTGTAGTCGGGTCAGAGCCGCGGCGCGTCGTCGTCAGCGGGATCGGGGTCGTTTCGCCGATTGGTATCGGCGTGGACGCGTTCTGGGATAGCCTCGCGGCTGGTCGGTCGGGCATCGGATATCTCTCGGCCTTTGCGACTGAGCACCTGCCGACTCGGCTTGCCGCCGAAGTGAAAGATTTCGATCCGCTCCGCTTGATCCCCGAGAAGCGCAAATATCTGAAAGTGATGTCGCGAGACGTCCAATTGGGCGTGGCCGCGGCGACGCTGGCCATGGAAGAGGCGGAACTCGTTAAGGGTGACGTCGATCCCGCGCGTCTGGGCGTCGTCTTTGGTGCCGGTCGGATGTCTCCCGACCCGAGCGGACTGTTCCGGGCCGTCTCGGCGTGCCGCGCAAATGGTTCTGACGAACTCGACCTGTCACGGTTCGGCAGCGAAGGGCTGGCGGAAATCGAGCCGCTTTGGCTGATCTCGCAATTGCCGAACATGGCGGCCTGTCACGTCTCCATTGATTACGACGCCCAAGGCCCGAATAACACGATCACCTGTCGCGAAGCCTCTGCTCTGCTTGCCTTGGAAGAATCCGTCCACGCGATTCGTCGAGGTCGGGCTGATGTCATGATCGTGGGTGGTTGCGGGTCGGCGATTCACCCGGTCGATATCGCTAAACTCAGCCTCTACGACAGCCTTTCGCGACGAAGCGACGATCCGGCTCATGCCTGTCGCCCGTTCGATTTCGAGCGGGACGGAACGATCGTCGGTGAAAGCGCTGCGGCGTTTGTCGTTGAAGATTACGAACATGCTCGCGCCCGTGGAGCCGATATCTTCGGCGAAATTCTCGGCGTAGGCTCCGGGTGTGACGGCAAAGGCTTCGCCAACGGAGCGTCCGGCATGGGATTGGTCCGGGCCATCAATTCGGCCATCCGCCAGGCACAGATTGGACCGAAGGACCTGGGGCATATCAACGCCCATGGCAAGAGCACCCAGCGTGATGACCTCGTCGAAGCGCGGGCCTATCACCGCGCGTTGGGCGATTCGGCCGATGTGTTGCCTCTGACCGCTCTGAAGAGCTACTTCGGTCACTGTGACTCAGGTAGCGGGGCTGTGGAATTGGCCGGAAGCCTGCTCGCGATGAGGCACGGGGCGCTGCCTCGTACGCTCAACTACGACACGCCCGATCCGCGATGCCGACTTAATGTCGTGCATGACGAACCATATCGGTTGCGAACATCCGCCGCATTGACGGCGAATCGGACGTCATCGGGTCAGAGCGTCGCGGCCGTCGTCCGCGCCGTCTGA
- the murB gene encoding UDP-N-acetylmuramate dehydrogenase — MPFPDDFADITLQDEPLAPHTWLKVGGPAQFFVEPREVDELQQIVRACHKQSIPVRLLGGGSNLLISDDGVSGAVIRLPRDNFGSFETEGGRVRCSAAMPLSHLVSRTVKQGLVGLEALTGIPGTVGGALHGNVGGRQGDIGRFIRRATVMTIAGEIFTRTADELQFGYRESSLDELVILDAELELGTGDPDEIAKRMRKIWIAKKTSQPFAFQSAGCIFKNPRGKSAGELIDRAGLKGTRIGGATISDRHANFIITDDGATADDVSRLIDLARSKVADQLGVELEVEVNRW, encoded by the coding sequence ATGCCATTTCCCGACGACTTCGCCGACATCACGTTGCAGGATGAGCCGCTGGCTCCTCACACCTGGCTCAAAGTGGGCGGCCCCGCCCAGTTCTTTGTCGAGCCGAGGGAGGTTGATGAGTTGCAGCAGATCGTCCGGGCCTGTCACAAGCAGAGCATCCCGGTCCGTTTGCTGGGTGGTGGCTCCAATCTCTTGATCTCTGACGACGGCGTCAGCGGAGCGGTCATCCGATTGCCGCGTGACAACTTCGGCTCGTTCGAAACGGAAGGGGGCCGAGTCCGTTGCTCGGCCGCGATGCCGTTGTCGCACCTGGTCTCTCGGACGGTCAAGCAGGGGCTCGTCGGGCTGGAGGCATTGACCGGCATACCCGGGACGGTCGGCGGGGCACTGCACGGCAACGTTGGAGGGCGACAGGGTGACATCGGTCGCTTCATCAGACGAGCGACCGTCATGACGATTGCCGGCGAGATATTTACCCGCACGGCCGATGAACTCCAATTCGGTTATCGCGAAAGCAGCCTTGATGAACTCGTCATTCTCGATGCCGAGTTGGAACTCGGTACCGGCGACCCGGACGAGATCGCCAAGCGGATGCGAAAAATTTGGATTGCGAAAAAGACATCGCAGCCGTTCGCTTTCCAATCCGCAGGTTGCATCTTCAAGAATCCAAGAGGCAAGAGTGCCGGAGAGCTGATCGATCGGGCCGGTCTCAAGGGGACGCGGATCGGCGGAGCGACGATCAGCGACCGTCACGCCAATTTCATCATCACGGACGACGGGGCGACGGCAGACGATGTCTCTCGGCTGATTGATTTGGCTCGCTCGAAAGTCGCTGACCAGCTCGGCGTCGAACTCGAAGTTGAAGTCAACCGTTGGTGA
- the murC gene encoding UDP-N-acetylmuramate--L-alanine ligase, whose protein sequence is MVTDNTLPAPIDFSADSLSKRGGAAHLVGIGGAGMKSLAELLGDAGWTVTGSDLDEYTLSAMRDRGLRVFDGHDDANLPESLDLLIHSFAVDGSNPEREAAARKGIPQLSYSEAIGSLMRSRTGVVVAGTHGKSTTAAMTALILRHADLDPSAAIGAALKHPAGPRPLGWYGTGSKFVAEGCEYGSNFLSLHPTYAAVLNVEHDHPDCFASFDEVRSAFAAFVAQVSADGAVVLNADDSNCAALAREAQCRVVNISNRPHSGLWMGDIRPTPEGQRFRVFEGDRFLGEIPLQVPGEHNAFNALAALALSLECDVPFATSREALWGFEGLSRRFEVRGSWRGRILIDDYAHHPTAVAAAIRTARVMYPERRVWAIMEPHQVSRLDMFCDDFATALSAADEVIVAPVFRARESDSDAALSAERLVSQINRSGTAGCLIESLDRIVTTLDDATAPGDVLLTLGAGTIDRVHDAISRRLRRHHVAG, encoded by the coding sequence ATGGTGACCGACAATACTCTCCCTGCCCCGATCGATTTCTCAGCCGACAGCCTCTCGAAGCGAGGCGGCGCGGCTCATCTCGTTGGCATTGGTGGCGCCGGGATGAAATCACTGGCGGAACTACTGGGCGACGCCGGTTGGACGGTCACGGGCTCCGATCTTGATGAGTACACATTGTCGGCGATGCGCGACCGGGGGCTGCGAGTCTTCGACGGCCATGACGATGCGAATCTGCCGGAATCGCTCGACCTACTGATTCACTCATTCGCCGTCGACGGTTCGAACCCGGAGCGTGAAGCGGCGGCTCGCAAAGGGATCCCTCAGTTATCATACAGCGAGGCCATCGGGTCGCTGATGCGATCTCGCACCGGGGTGGTTGTCGCGGGAACGCACGGCAAGAGCACAACGGCCGCAATGACGGCCCTCATCCTGCGGCACGCCGATCTTGATCCCTCTGCGGCAATCGGTGCGGCACTGAAGCATCCAGCCGGACCGCGTCCCTTGGGATGGTACGGCACCGGTTCGAAGTTCGTCGCTGAAGGCTGCGAGTACGGGTCGAACTTTCTGTCGCTGCATCCGACCTACGCGGCGGTCCTAAATGTCGAACATGACCATCCGGACTGCTTCGCGAGTTTTGACGAGGTGCGAAGTGCATTCGCAGCCTTCGTTGCCCAAGTCTCAGCGGACGGTGCGGTCGTCCTGAACGCAGATGACTCCAATTGTGCCGCGTTGGCCCGCGAGGCGCAGTGCCGCGTTGTCAACATCTCGAATCGGCCTCACAGCGGATTGTGGATGGGCGACATTCGACCGACCCCTGAAGGCCAACGGTTCCGGGTGTTTGAAGGCGATCGATTTCTGGGCGAAATCCCGCTGCAAGTCCCCGGTGAGCACAACGCATTCAATGCACTCGCCGCACTGGCGCTTTCGCTGGAATGTGATGTCCCGTTTGCGACGTCCCGCGAAGCGCTGTGGGGATTTGAAGGATTGTCTCGTCGATTCGAAGTGCGCGGATCGTGGCGCGGGCGGATCCTTATCGATGACTATGCACATCACCCGACGGCAGTCGCCGCGGCGATCCGGACCGCCCGAGTGATGTATCCGGAGCGTCGCGTGTGGGCGATCATGGAGCCGCATCAGGTGTCGCGCTTGGATATGTTCTGCGACGACTTCGCGACGGCGCTATCGGCGGCGGACGAGGTCATCGTCGCGCCGGTTTTTCGAGCTCGCGAGTCGGATTCCGATGCGGCTCTTTCGGCTGAGCGATTGGTGTCGCAAATAAATCGCAGTGGCACAGCGGGGTGTCTGATCGAGTCGCTTGACCGCATTGTGACGACTTTGGACGATGCTACCGCGCCGGGTGATGTGTTATTGACGCTCGGAGCTGGAACGATCGACCGAGTGCACGATGCCATTTCCCGACGACTTCGCCGACATCACGTTGCAGGATGA